The segment CCGGGTGAAGGCGAAGACCAGCCGGGTGAAGGCGAAGTCCAGCCAGGGTCAGGGGGGTCAGGGATAAACGGAGGAGGAAGTATTCGCCTTATGTGGACAATAGGAACATGACAGATAACCCACTTTTAGAGGAAGAATTGGTGGACGAGCTACAAGATATTGATGACCTTGAGGATTTAGAGGGTTTGAAGAAGAGAGGCATAAAGTTTACCCCGTTCAAGCTCATGAGTAATGAGATTCCGTTGTGGAAGCCTGGTGATGTTTTTAAGCATAGAGATTTCTTCTATGACGTGTTGAGGCAGTACGCAATAATGACCAGAAGGCGGGTGCACGTGAAAAGAAATGACGACGACAAACTTCGTGCGATTTGTAAAGGGCAAGGCTGTGAGTGGTATGTGTACTTGAGGAAGCACGAAGTACACAACGGTCAGGATTACGTGGTGATGAATATGCAACGCGATCACGCGCGTACATGCTCTCAGGCGTTGGATTCGAAGTGGCTGACGACAAAGTGGCTAGGTGAGCGTTATATGGAGAAGATCAAAGCCAACCCTCACATTCCACTTGCAGCTATACGGAAGTGTGTTGATGAAGATTTTGGCCTGAAGATAGGTAGGATGAAGGCATATCGGGCCAGAGAGCACGCACTGGATGGCATATTCGGGTTTGCGGCAAACCAATACAGAAACTTGTTCTACTACAAAGCCGAATTGGAGCGGACGCACCCTGATTCCAACATACATATACATTATGAGAATACAAGGGATTCTGGCGCCGTGGGTCCGAGATTCCTGAGGTTCTACTGCGGTCTAGGACCATTGAAAAAGAGATGGATGCAGTTATGTCGGCCAATTATCTTCTTCGACGCTTGTTTCTTGCGAAGAATGTACAAAGGACAGCTCATGACAGCAATGGGAATTGATCCCAACAATGGCTGGTGGCCGATTGCTTGGGCTGTGACTGAGACCGAGAGTTATGTCCAGTGGAAGTGGTTCGTGGAGTACTTGGCTGATGACCTTAAATTGCATGCAAATGGCCCACGATATGTGTTTATGTCTGACCAACAAAAGGTATGGCCGCTGTGATTTCAATATTACATAATGTACTTGGTAAGTGATTTAATGTTATCTGTGATTTGATCTATACATTATGTACTGCAACTGTGATTTTGTcgtaatttttgttttgttgtgttgcaTCAGGGCCTTGCAAAGTTGATTGTTGAGGAATTCCCACAGAGCGAGCATCGCTTCTGTGTGCAGCACATATATAACAATTTCAAGAAGAGATTTGTCGGAGAAAATTTCAAAGACCGGTTGTGGGAGATTGCCTCGAGTACCACCCTCGAACATTATGTGGACAAGATGGATGCTTTGCAGACCGAGTATCCCCAAGCACATCAGTGGCTTTCTGGAGTTGCTCCCAAAGAAAAGTGGGTCAAGGCATTTTTCTCTACACACACTTGTTGTGATGTGCTCCTCAACAACATCTGTGAGACATTCAATTCGAAGATTGCATTGACTCGAGAGAAAGCAATTATCAGCATGTTGGAGGACATTCGAACAAGTCAAATGGAAAGAATTCAGATCAGAGGCCAGTGGATCAGAAGCTACGATCACGCAGTCCCTCCTGTTATCAAGGAGCTTGTTGATAAGTGGTACGCGCGGGCTTCATCGTGGAGGGCTACATGGAACGGACAGTCTTCGTACCAAGTAACTGGGCCATCTGGCCAATATGTTGTCAACATGCACGATTTTACATGATCCTGCAGATTGTGGCAGCTAACCGAAATCCGGTGCACTCATGCTATCGcaacaatcaacaagaatggCGACGACGTGACGCGATTTGTTTCCCGCTATTATTTGAAGTCAACAATGATCATGCTGTACGAGAATGTCCTTTACCCAATCAATGGGGTGGACAATTGTCCCAACACTACTTCTGATGGTGCGGTGGAACTGGCGCCCCCGAGGTCAAAGCGACAGCGTGGTAGGCCAAGAAACTGAGACGTGAGGAGCCCCAGATTCGTCTTCATGCGGACGGAGGTGAGTCATTGCGTCGCACCTTCGTGATGAAATGTCTTCGGTGGGGTCAAGAAGGTCATAATAGGAGGACATGCAGCAATGATCCTCGGACAGATGCTCGTTCTAAGGTTGGGGAGACTTCGCAGCACAACGGGTCACATGAACATGGTGAGAGTATTTTGCCTGAATCGTCAAACAATCACCGACGCCAAGAGGTACTATGCAATAAGTATTTGCAACTATATTCTCTACTTGTACGCAGTGCTTTCTCATATATACGTACTATACTATTAAATGTTGCAGCCTAATGTTTCGGACCCGGGACCAAGCACACGGACCAGGActctgttagggttttgtatactagaaatcacctttcgagtgattggatactgtaaaactctaatggttattttccaataaatgcaacagattatttttgtcataatgttgttatgttttacatttaatggttgtttattgcatatttaaatgtatgagcaaacgtaacaaagtctaagtctttgttttagtagaccggttgtgggcgtcgtccaatttaaggtaacacggtcagttctaaacaaagaaaaataagaatttcacaacctagataggcctagactacctatcgcgaaagattgcaatgtcagtctgattatttctaaaccttattgaaatgacgttggtgtggtatagcactgaatggatctaacagcaagacgagtctttatgctatctactgaaagacgaggtcttgagaattaatttcttaatcaatgtacgttagaattgagcatacgatattgagtatccactactttgacttaccaaaggtgcgggtttttcgtaacccaacgatccaggtatattgggtagtggtgatcattatctagaggtgctagaattgctattatgttgaaacgtgcgcgaggagagtctcgtttgataacatccacaagaggagctcgaaacgaggttttattattcggaacctagctagttggagtttgattactctatgaataataaataagagtttcttgctaagtccactcttggaattcgaaatatgttaattaattaagtctatagcagacattaattaattaatggatgtttccatcttaagcgcgggaaataaatcaaatacaatttaaggaaacccggaatacttgtaatttcggacttggaaggcagtgcaatattacttctgtagtggctgctcgtaatattccaatataagcttatattaaattgtgggttcaatttaattagtaaaaagctaattgggtgaggcctgttccagattcttccttagatccctgactgggcccaatatgtgacttatataaataggagaataaaggagacagaaaacacaacaattattttacaaaatttttgccccccctcttgagagagttttcgaaaattgtgctccctccgtgagctgagttctgtcttccattattcgagtcctagtacgttggtgagatttgcccacacaaatatcagcgtatagtccgggacaccagtcagaagatccgaggtcttatattgaagatcttcacgtggagacggagcaagccatcatcgattcttgattgaatcaacgaggtaaattggctaattccgtagtaagcatgttttaggaattttatgtgctaaagcatgttttaattcaagttatgagcatgatacatgtgataattacgcgaatagattttgtctaaataatctgctaaatagatcaaattcatgtgatccgttttgaacgcacgcttccgctgccagccccttcagctggtatcagagccagtctttggctctgattatttggaattaaattttgcgaaattaatgtatgcatgtgttatttgattgcgaagcatgttcttggtattttgtttaattaattatgcatgatgaactcaagaactatcgaatcaaagaacttgaattgctcgaacgcaccacgtgcAATCGAGAAaaggatgtcgagacagtgggagccgtgatcacggggcgacgcgcgaACGAGTGGGGACTCGTacgcgccgccggccgagaccacacgcaccagacggAACCCGGGTCAAGGTCGACACGGCGGTGACTGGCGCGGAGTGGTGGCTCGTCCGAGAGCCACCGAGACACCGCGAGACACCgggccgaaccctaggcggaaggtccgagctggccgagagcgggcgcgccaccgtgcgcgccgctggccaaGAGCTCGCGACACCCGACGGCTCGGAGGGTCGAGCCAggcgccgagacgctggccgagaggcgcacgCCACCGTGCGAGCGCCTGGtcgagaagcgtcggcacccgacgagccgagacgCCGAGACAGGCGTCGAgcagctggccgagaggcgcgtgcCGCCGTGttcgcgcctggccgagaagctgcAACAGCCGACGAGCCAGGCGCCCGAGACGCTTCAtgcgtcgtggtccgacgaagaacttgtcggattttcgtcgttcatcgttcgtgcgaacctcgtagatgagataacgatgaaagattattttaatgattatttaattattttattaaaagatatcattaaaatattattatttaatggaaataaaattttttggaagatttacctagattttaggaataattttattattatctatatctatggaaataaataatattattttattcctagatgatatagatgagaataatttaatagtttcctaatatttatctagatttaaggaatatttttattattttctatatctatggaaataaataataatattttgattcctagatgatatggataagaataatttaatagtttcctaatatttatatatctaagatcctaaaaaggatagatatgtataatacattaaataatgaaatatctcttcctaatcttgaacatggaattaatttgaatttaatttttcatgtcttattaagaattaaataatttgtttattttagacataccttatagtagacatgaataaaaattatattctagaacaataatttcctaatggaagataccaattaataaaagatttaattatccagtagattaaataccaacagaatttaattaagccttaagctgcctcaaggctaaggataattaaagtaaaaccataacccaaaatatctaagctataattacgaactcaacgtttgtatatggtctccatcaattggtctgcaatttatgaagccttttttctaatattatcgccacctgctcagtggagacaataatcctaagaaaatagcaagttaatgagggcggacttctcaaatataaatagtatgaactagaatgtagtttccaatattatcgccacctgctctgtggggacaataatcctaagaaactgcgagattcagaagttcacacaggatttatgagatagcttgatcttgttagcagcacacaagcattgttatgggagtgtgttgtagaaatgagactctgtaatgctaaattcggtggtcttgcttaggcaacattaggcggccatgccactctgtggtctctggactattcgtcggtgttgtgaccagtaaaattgtaagattttaatgcgtattgacttcctctggagggtacaaaattttaattttacagttgtaagattttgaaaagtttttggttaatctaatcaaacttcttacctaagtttatgacaatagtaaaatactctgttttgcagtgcaaatcaaatcgtcaatatgtcattcaatccactttccgcaattctcaaagaaaataaacttcagggccaaaattacatagaatggaaacaaaatttggacattgttctcacagcagatgagtacatctttgtgctcaccaccccgcgacctccagtgccggcggctaccgctgcggcaggagtcagagatgcacacagacggtggcataaggcgaatgagatggctaagtgctacatgttggcttctatgtcttcagtactcaagcatcagcattcagccatggaaacaaccgccgagattatgcagaatctcaaaaatctttttggtactcagaatcgaacggcaaagtctcaagcctttcggagtatcatgtcgaagacaatgaaggaaggctcgtatgtgagggaccacgtcctcgagatgatgggctacctcaaccaaattgaggtcttgggagggacaatcgatcccgagtcccaggtaacgataatccttcaaagtcttccccctagcttccaacagttcaagctcaacttcgagatgaacaaaaggaattacaccttggcagagctgttgactgaactccagtcggcagaggaccttatggtccaggctaaggcggccatgatgatttcggcgcctcgttcctctggcttaaagcctagcaaaggaaaaaggcaggcaccgaactcaggaccggccaggatagctaagggaaagaagaagaagagggctaacaagaagcccacggggaagtgtttcaagtgtggagaaaaggggcattggaagccagactgtcctaaacggggcaaggctacaggtatgcaccaggctctagttgtcgagtcttgtttgacttcgacatcaatttgcacttgggttattgacacgggagccactgatcatatttgttttgatcctgacttattgcaggtgacaagacggctacatgatcgtgagatcgaagtccagctgggcgacgctaccaaagtggcggccgttgcagtgggagacatagtagtgatagatttttgattttgaagaatgttttgttgataccttcttttagaagaaatttaatttcagtttctaaattggtttatgatggatattcgatttcttttaatgacaactgcgttattaagaaagatggttcttatatctgtcgtggtatcatggaaaacaatctgtacacaatcacttctacacagtttaataatcgcaaatcagaactcaatacaacatcaaaaatttcaaagaaacgaaaagaaccttcaaattcaatgaacgaaacgtacttgtggcaccttagacttggtcatgccaatgaaaggaggatccattctcttgttcaacaagatcttatcaaaggtctagaggaggaaccttttcataagtgtgagtcatgcttagaaggcaagatgaccaagaggccttttaaggctaagggcaataggtccaaggaagtacttgagctcgttcattccgatgtatgtggaccaatgtcaactgaggcaagaggtggttttcgatacttcatcacatttattgatgacttctcgaaaattggatatgtctacttgatgtgtcacaagtcagagtcttttgacaagtttaaagactttaagactcttgtggagaagtatcatgggaagaatatcaaatgcctacgatctgatcgtggaggcgaatacctcagtgccgaatttttggactacttatcggaagtgggaattcaatcccaactgactgcgccgggcacgccccagcagaacggcgtggctgaaagaaggaacaggaccttattaaacatggttcgatcgatgatgagttattcacgtctgcctatttcattttggggacatgccttgctttccgcaagtcacattttagacaatttaccatcaaaatccgtacctaaaactccatatgagttgtggactgggcgtaagcccaatctagcacatctcaaggtttggggttgtccggctcatgtattggaaaaggatccaactaagctaggatctaggacggaggtatgtttgtttataggataccccaaaggaacgaaaggttatgaattctttagtctccgagataagaaagtcattgtgagcactcacgcgacattcttagaggaagactatgtaatgaatcataaacccagcagtgaagtgactcttgatgagctaacttcagtcacaagttccattaaccaagaataagtaccaagtgtacaaacaattcccgaaacttcaacttctactcaaaatattgtagtgttgtgccgcagtgggagggtctcacatgagcccgacagatacattggtttgggagaatctatggatcactcctcggacagcaatgtattagatccctggaactttgcggaggcgcaggcagatatcgatcattgcgaatgggtaaaagcaatggattcggaactacaatctataatagacaaagacgtctacgatttgtccgtcctacccgaaggttgtactgccattgggagcaagtggatatataaacgtaaacgtggacccgatggacgagttaaagtcttcaaaggcatcgattatgatgagacattctccccagtggccatgctcaaatcgatccggatactgttgtctattgcagcttatatggattgggatgtatggcagatggacgttaagactgcatttctaaacggcagtcttgaggagaccatctacatggaacaacccgaaggatacgccataaagggcaaagaacacatggtttggaagcttaagaagaccatttatggcctcatgcaagcatccagatcgtggaaccaatgtttcgatcaaactgtttgcaagtttggattcgaaaagtgcccaagtgaaagctgcgtgtatataaggggaatgtggtgttcttagttttatatgtagatgacattcttctaattggaaacaataaaaagatgttgtcatcagttcgaacatggttatcaaaccagttcgagatgaaggatatgggagacgcgggacacatcctcgggatcaatgttcttcggaatcgagataagaagatgttgtgcttatctcaagaatcttacatcgaaacagtacttagtcgttttagcatgcaggatgccaagaaaggtttcttaccttttagacatgacatccatttatctcaagagatgtgccctaaaacgccgttgagatacaagcaatgagaaggattccatatgcttcggcagttggaagtctcatgtatgctatgctttgtactagaccagatatttgctttgctgttggcatggtggcaagatatcagtcgaatccgggccaaggacattggactaccgtaaagaacatactcaagtaccttaaacggactaaggactatgatctagtttacaatgcagccgagctctgtcttttgggatatactgactcagactttcaagctgatcaggactcgagaaaatctacttcaggatatgtgttcaccttaggaggtggagccgtaatttagaagagtgtgaagcagaaatgcatcgcggactcgaccatggaagctgagtatgtggccgcttcggaggctgcaaaagaggctgtatggctcaagaacttccttatggatttaggtgtggtttcgaatctgcccaagagcatcaccatttattgtgacaattctggtgttgtggcaaactcgaaagaaccaagtgctcacaaagcgagcaaacacatagagcggaagtatcatatcattagagatatagtgcagagagaagacataaaagtggtcaagattgcgtcagagaacaacctggcagatccttttacacaggctttggcggtaaaaccgttcgattgtcacgttgaagggatgggagttcgactcattcaagacctcaactcgctttcagtataagtgggagaaatttagacgtgtgcactactattttgtatactcgaaagctgttttgagtataagtgggagattgttagtgTTTTGTATACtacaaatcacctttcgagtgattggatactgtaaaactctaatggttattttccaataaatgcaacagattatttttgtcataatgttgttatgttttacatttaatggttgtttattgcatatttaaatgtatgagcaaacgtaacaaagtctaagtctttgttttagtagaccggttgtgggcatcgtccaatttaaggtaacacggtcagttctaaacaaagaaaaataagaatttcacaacctagataggcctagactacctatcgcgaaagattgcaatgtcagtctgattatttctaaaccttattgaaatgacgttggtgtggtatagcactgaatggatctaacagcaagacgagtctttatgctatctactgaaagacgaggtcttgagaattaatttcttaatcaatgtacgttagcattgagcatacgatattgagtatccactactttgacttaccaaaggtgcgggttttttgtaacccaacgatccaggtatattgggtagtggtgatcattatctagaggtgctaggattgctattatgttgaaacatgcgcgaggagagtctcgtttgataacatccacaagaggagctcgaaacgatgttttattattcggaacctagctagttggagtttgattactctatgaataataaataagagtttcttgctaagtccactcttggaattcgaaatatgttaattaattaagtctatagcagacattaattaattaatggatgtttccatcttaagcgcgggaaataaatcaaatacaattaaaggaaacccggaatacttgtaatttcggacttggaaggcagtgcaatattacttctgtagtggctgctcgtaatattccaatataagcttatattaaattgtgggttcaatttaattagtaaaaagctaattgggtgaggcctgttccagattcttccttagatccctgactgtgcccaatatgtgacttatataaataggagaataaaggagacagaaaacacaacaattattttacaaaatttttgccccccctcttgagagagttttcgaaaattgtgctccctccgtgagctgagttctgtcttccattattcgagtcctagtacgttggtgagatttgcccacacaaatatcagcgtatagtccgggacaccagtcagaagatccgaggtcttatattgaagatcttcacgtggagacggagcaagccatcatcgattcttgattgaatcaacgaggtcaattggctaattccgtagtaagcatgttttaggaattttatgtgctaaagcatgttttaattcaagttatgagcatgatacatgtgataattacgcgaatagattttgtctaaataatctgctaaatagatcaaattcatgtgatccgttttgaacgcacgcttccgctgccaaccccttcagacTCAGCCTCAGAGATGCGGCCGCCGCGGTGATCATGATTGACGGGCCTTACTTAATCTTAAAACTTTGTGTTTGTTTGGGATGGGTGAACAATATTTTGTGGCAGTGTTGATATGATGTGTATGTTAACGACGAGATGTTATATTTTGGTGGCAGTGATAATATGATAGGTCTGTTATGTATGTTACAGACTAGTTTGTAAAAAATTACTCTAGTATTTTGGTGGAAATGATATCATGACATATTTTGGTGGCATTTGATAGAGTACTTCGTCGGTTTGTATCCATTTTTGTACATAGTatgtgatttcagtcatagttgagtaacttcattcgtgatttcaGGCATAGATGAAAACAAAACGTAATCAATCAACATCAGGCATTTGAAAGAGTACTTCGTCggtttgtattcatttgtgtacacggtttgtgatttcagtcatagttgagtaacttcattcgtgatttcaGGTATAGATGAAAACAAAACGTAATCAATCAACATAAGGCATTTGATATAGTACTTCGTCGGTTTGTATTCATTTATGTACATAGTTTGTGATTTCACTCATAGTTGAGTAACCTCATTCGTGATTGCAGGCATAGATGAAAACAAAGCGTAATCAATCAACATCAGAAGATAACGACGGAGTGAACACGACAAAGCTTTGTTATAACAGTAGAaaaattacaatacataagaACAAGATTGTGATTTTTAACTGTCGGAGAGTTGTTGCCGTTTTACCAATTGTTAGCGCCAATGCGTCACACTCTTCAGTTTTCATGCCCAGTTGTAACTTCAAGGCTTCAAACTCCACAGTTTTCATGCGCAATTTCTCTTGCAGAATACCTTCAAGTAGCGATTTGGCTCGAAGTTCAGATTCGAATTGGTCTCGCTCAAGTTTTACTATCTGAAAGTAACTGTCGTGGCTTGGGGATAGACTCGCATCAGCCCATCGAAAAAACTTGCAATCATCTTCCTGCATAATACTTTCTCATTAATCTTTCTGCCAacaaaattaatggaaaaacaaacaaaatacatgATTTTAACCTTCCATATTGGGCAGCGATAGTAACGTCTACCCGGGTTAGCAGTCGTCCTAGATGTCGCAAGCTCAGCCTCAAGATCGTgattacaattcacaattttgggacgaggccaattccaattgaagcttgaaccgaaagattgagaagaagaagaagaagacattgcaacaTGACCTGAAATCAATTCGATAGTACAAAATTCAAATCAGCAATGCAATTTCACCGAAAGATAGCACATAGCACAAAAACTAAAATCATAATTTCGCCCAACTGTAAACTTcaaccaagaattgcaaaatttTTCAGATGCCCCGACTGTAACCCTACAACCATTAAATTCGACCAAGAATTGAAAATTAGTTTTACCCTAAATTCAGCGAAATCCAGATGAAATCCCCTAAATTCCAGATGCCGAACAAATGAAATCCCCTAAATTCCAGATGCCGAACAGATGCCGAACATATGAAATCCCCTAAATTCCCAGATGCCGAACAAAATAAAATCGCCTATTATGTTTAGAGAGGGAAATATGAAAGCCGACGAAaatgaaagatgaaagaaacAGAGTGTCTATTCTGGAGTTGACGACGAATGAAATCATTTAGAGAGggagggaaaaaaataaaagaaaataggagAATGGAAATATGATTACTATTCAGTTTGACAAGACAGATCTTACACATGCAGACTATGTGCAGCATAGGGTGCAGGTTTAGTGGGTAAATAGTCTAAACTGCCCTTCagcccatttgggcattttcatccggaaaatggcaaaatacacacgatttgtgattatatattttgttagatacctgtgataatatttttaaatgttaggggtcTCTGCTGTTACACTGCGAAAAATTAGGGTCCTTTTGTGCCGTTCACtcaattaaatattatatcGCCGACCATTAGAGTTTCTCCATTGTTTTTAGTTTGAGAATGATCTCCACAGTGGTGTGGTGTTCATCACTAGTTTCAGATTCTCCTCTAAAAAACAACCGTATTAAATATTCCAATCTCCCTAAATGGGCCTAAAGCGACAATACAAGCCCAGCACTCCCGAAACCCTGATGATTAATTGTCCCGCTCTCGTTTCATTTCAAAACAACGTCACTCAACGGCTCTCTCTATACCAGAGCGTCTCTTCTCCTCTCCACACAATCAAAGATCCAAACACACTTTCAAGGCAGAAAATGGCAACCAATATCGGGATGATGGATTCAGCATACTTCGTCGGAAGATCGGAGATTCTCTCATGGATCAATTCCACTCTCCGTCTCAATCTCTCCAAAGTCGAAGAGGTACATATCTATCTGTTCATCGCCATTCCTAACTAATTTCCCCACCTTTCATCAATCAATTATCTCTCTGTGTCTTCAGGCTTGCACCGGCGCCGTCCATTGCCAGCTGATGGATGCGGTTCATCCGGGGATGGTTCCGATGCACAAAGTCAATTTCGACGCCAAGAGTGAGTACGAGTCCATCCAGAACTACAAGGTCCTTCAAGACGTTTTCAACAAACTTAAGATCACTAAG is part of the Salvia splendens isolate huo1 unplaced genomic scaffold, SspV2 ctg1037, whole genome shotgun sequence genome and harbors:
- the LOC121788417 gene encoding uncharacterized protein LOC121788417, with protein sequence MTDNPLLEEELVDELQDIDDLEDLEGLKKRGIKFTPFKLMSNEIPLWKPGDVFKHRDFFYDVLRQYAIMTRRRVHVKRNDDDKLRAICKGQGCEWYVYLRKHEVHNGQDYVVMNMQRDHARTCSQALDSKWLTTKWLGERYMEKIKANPHIPLAAIRKCVDEDFGLKIGRMKAYRAREHALDGIFGFAANQYRNLFYYKAELERTHPDSNIHIHYENTRDSGAVGPRFLRFYCGLGPLKKRWMQLCRPIIFFDACFLRRMYKGQLMTAMGIDPNNGWWPIAWAVTETESYVQWKWFVEYLADDLKLHANGPRYVFMSDQQKGLAKLIVEEFPQSEHRFCVQHIYNNFKKRFVGENFKDRLWEIASSTTLEHYVDKMDALQTEYPQAHQWLSGVAPKEKWVKAFFSTHTCCDVLLNNICETFNSKIALTREKAIISMLEDIRTSQMERIQIRGQWIRSYDHAVPPVIKELVDKWYARASSWRATWNGQSSYQLTEIRCTHAIATINKNGDDVTRFVSRYYLKSTMIMLYENVLYPINGVDNCPNTTSDGAVELAPPRSKRQRGRPRN